The nucleotide window catgttggccaggctgatcttgaactcctgacctcaggtaatctgccctcctcagctcccaaagtgctgtgattataggcgtgagccaccgtgcctgaccttgTGTTCTTTTAAAGAAACCATTCTCTATCTTGATGTcatgaagatatttactttttatcatttataaattgtaattttttttctttcatatttagaCCTATGGGCCCAGTAATTGCCTTTTCTGTGTAGGGTGAAGTAGGAGTATGTGTCGAGTTTCTGTCTTTCACCCCATGGGATATCTTGCTGTCCCATGACCATTATGAGAAGGTCATTCTTTCTACTCTTTTCTCTAGTTCCACCTCAGTCATAAATTAACGATCTACACTGATGGCTCATTTTCTGGgctttgcctatttttgtactGATACTGTCACCAAAACATCAGAGGTTCAGTCTAGGTCTGGCCACCCACCACACAGAAAGCCAGTGACAGAGGAGACAAGTATATTGTCAAGGAGGAACGTTTTAATCAGGTGCTGTGGCTgacaaatccatctccctgaccaactaaaactaggggtttatatagcaagGAAGAAATGACACAATGTGTAACCAAACAAACTAAagaggggcaaggaagcaatcatgatgaatgaagGGTCTagcatctcattgtctggatgtggaGATCTGGTGATTTTCAgttctttaatactttttttttttgagaagactGAGGGttgtttcctgaggaaggaactcagctAAAACAAATGTAAGGCTCGAGCTTTAAGACCAGAAGCatccatttatatatttatccaaaaaaaaaaaaaactatctatgGGACTATTGAATTGGTTTCAATACTACCATATCTTCATTACTTTAGTTATATAAAAATCTACATATCTGGAAGTGTAAGTCCTTCCAACCTGTTCCTCAAAAGTGACTTTGCAATTTTTCACAAgttgaattttcatttaaattttagacTTATTTTTAATCAGTTTCCACACATGTATGATATGCTGGGATTTTGATTCGAGTTACAATTAATCGATGACCAATTTGGGGCAAATCAACTTTCTTTTAATGTATAAACATGAaatatctcttcatttttatttttaatagatgtgATGATTAATATTGAATGTCAGCttggttggattgaaggatgcaaagtgttgttcctggtgtgtctgtgagggtgttgccaaatgtcaaaagagattaacatctgagtgagtgaactgggagaggcagacccaccctcagtgtgggtggcccccatctaatcaactgccagtgtggctagaacaaagcaggcagaggaacgtggaaGGACTGAAAGAacgtaaattttattttattttttattattatttttttttgagacagagtttcgctcttgttgcccaggctggagtgcaatggcgcgatctcggctcaccgcaacctctggctcccgggttcaagtgattctcatgcctcagcctcctgagtagctgggattacaggcatgcggcagcacatctggctaattttgtattttttgtagagatggggtttcaccatgttggtcaggctggtcttgaactcccgacctcaggtaatttgcccgcttcggcctcccaaagtgttgggattacaggcatgagccactgtgcccagcctcttccatattttttaaattagtctagctaatggtttgtcaGTTTCATTTATCTTGTGAAAAggaaactttttgtttcattgatcttctaaaaaattatctccattttgtttatttctgctctgatctttattatgtctttcctttttactaattttgggtctggtttgttcttgttattttgaggtgtACTGTTAGGttgaaatctttctattttttttttatgtagaagCTTATTGTTacaaacttccctcttagtattgcttttgcAGCAACACTTAGGTTTTGgtgtgtttcaataaaattttaaattaccctCTTAATTTCTCCTTTGACCATTGGTCATTGAGGAACATGTTTAATTTCCActtatttgtacagtttccaaaattctcttattattgattttctagttttattccagtGTGGTCAGCAAAGATACTTGATCTGATTTCAATTTGCTAGAATTTGTTGatacttattttgtggcctaagatatggtgtatcctggagaatgtttatGTGCTGacaagaagaatgtgtattcggcgaaaccccgtctctactgaaaatacaaaaaaaaaaaaaaaaaagaaaaaaaaaaatagcaaggcatggtggctggcgcctgtagtcccagctactcaggaggctgaggcaggagagtggcttgaactccggaggcagaggttgcagtgagccgagattgcaccaccgcactccaggctgggggacaaagcaagactctgtctcaaaaaaagaaagaaagaaagaaaaagaacgtGTATtctggccaggggcggtggctcacgtctgtaatcccagcactttgggagggtgaggcaggcagatcacgaggtcaagagttcgagaccagccttaccaacatggtgaaaccccatctctactaaagatgcgaaaaactagccggggcggtggctcacacctgtaatcccagcacttttgggaggccgaggcaggcagatcacaaggtcagcagatcgagaccatcctggctaacacggtgaaaccccatttctactaaaaatacaaaaaaaaaaaaaaaaaaaaatgagccgggcgtggtggtggcggcgtctgtagtcccagctacgctggaggctgaggcaggagaatagggtgatcccaggaggtggagcttgcagtgagccgagattgcgccactgcattccagcctgggagacagagggagactccatttcaaaaaaaaaaaaaaaattagctgggtgtgacggtgtgagcctgtaatcccagctacccaggctgaggaaggagaactgcttgaacccgggaggccattgcactccagcctgggcgacaaggcaagacttcatctcaaaaaaaaaagaaaaaaaaaaaaagaaaaaaaaagaatgtgtattctgcagctgttggatgaaatgttctgtaaataccaGTCATGTCCATTTGGTCTAGAGTTTAGGTTTAACTCCAgtgttttttattgattttctcttggGATCATCTGCCCACTGCTGGAAGTGGGGTGTCAAAGTCCCTACTATCATCGTAGTGCAGCTTGTTTCTCCCTTTAAATCTGCTAATATTGGCTTTCTACATCTGGGTGCTCTGGTATTgggtacatttatatttataattgtgatATCCTTTTTCTGAATGGACTCCTTTGTCATAATATAATGACcttgtttgtgtctttttacaGTTTCTGACTTCAAGTCTATTTGATCTAAGTATAACCACTCTTCTCCTCTTTCGGTTTCCATTTGCaaagaatatctttttctatcccttcactTTTGGTCTACGTGTGTTCTTACAGCTGAGCTTGGGCAGCATATAACTGggtcttgcctttttatttattcagctcCTCGACATCGTTTAGATAATTTAATCCATTTCTATTTTAGGTTGTTATTGATAGGCCTgtacttactcctgccattttgttaaatGGTTTTCTAGTTGTGTAGATCTTCTGTTTTCCTCCTCTGTGGTTTGACAGCTTTCTACTGTGGTACGGTttggttctttcctttttattttttgggtgcCTGTTATGGGCTTTTGCTTTGTGATTACTCTGCGATGACCCTGAGGCTTACGTAAAACATCTTATATGCATAACAAGTTAATTTAAGATGGTAATAGCTTAATTTTAATCTCATACAGAAACTCTCCATTTTtactcttcctcctcccaggttttACGGTTTTGATGCTGCACTTAATGTCTTTTGATGCAATGTATCCTTTGGCAACTATTGtcgctttattttattttattctattttattttgagacagagtctcgcgctgtcgcccaggctggagtgcagtggcgtgatcttgtctcactgcaagcttcgcctcccgggttcacaccattctcctgcctcagcctcctgcatagctgaggctacgggcacccgccaccacgcccggctaattttttgtatttttcttttttttttttttcagaatgaggGTGCTTTATTGGAAGGTATTCTGACATCACTTTCCAGACTGTCTCACGGTCTTGGGACCAGGCATGGGAGGCAGGGATGGGAATCTTCTTGTGACTGTGGGCGGTGGCTGGAGGAATGGAGTGGTGGGAGGCAGCTCAGTTGCGGGCACTCCTGCGACTGGTGGATGTGGTCCGGATTGAGTAAGCCTTCAGGGGCCCAGGACCCGCACTGCTGGAGAAGCTCAGGGCATTGCTGCCCATGGTTCCCCCGAGGGTCAGCCCAATGCCACCACCATTGCTACTGCCACCAGTGGAATTCACCACAGAGATATTCACGGCTCCCACTCCATCTCCGGCCAACCGGCTCTCCTCGCCCTCCAGCAGCTTGCGGTAGGTGGCGATCTCGATGTCCAGGGCCAGCTTCACGCTCATGAGTTCCTGGTACTCTCGCAGCTGCCGCACCATATCCTGCTTGGTCCGCTGCAGGGCAGCTTCCAGCTCCTCCTGCTTGGCACGAGCATCCTTGAGTGCCAGCTCCCCACGCTCCTCAGCCTCGGCAATGGCGGCCTCCAACTTGGCACGCTGGTTCTTGATGTTGTCGATCTCAGCCTGCAGCCTCTGGATGGCCCGGTTCATCTCTGAAATCTCGTTCCGGGTATTCCGGAGGTCGTCCCCATGCTTCCCAGCTTGAGCCTGAAGGGTCTCAAACTTGGTCTGGTACCAGGCCTCAGCCTCAGCCCGGCTGCATTTGGCCATCTCCTCATACTGCGCCTTGACCTCAGCAATGATGCTGTCCAGGTCCAGAGAGCGACTGTTGTCCATGGACAGCACCACAGATGTGTCGGAGATCTGGGACTGCAGCTCTGTCAACTCCATCTCATTGAGGGTCCTGAGGAAGTTGATCGCATCATTCAGggcatccaccttggcctccagctccaccttgCTCATGTAGGCAGCATCCACATCCTTCTTCAGCACCACAAACTCATTCTCAGCAGCTGCACGGCGGTTAATTTCATCTTCATACTTATTCTTGAAGTCCTCCACCACATCCTGCATGCTCCGCAGCTCCGCCTCCAGGCGGCCCCCATCCACCTGCAGCGCCTCGAGCTGCCCCCGAAGGCCAGCGATCTGGGCCTCAAAGACGTCTGGGAGGCGGCTGCTCTTGGCCGACTTCTGCTCCTGCAGCAGCGTCCACTTGGTCTCCAGCAGCTTGTTCTGCTGCTCCAGAAACCGCACCTTGTCGATGAAGGAGGCAAACTTGTTGTTGAGGGTCTTGATCTGCTCGCGCTCCTCCTGGCGCACCCGCTGGAGGGAGGGGTCGGCGTCCAGCCGCAGCGGGGCCAGCAGGCTCTGGTTGATGGTGACCTCGCGGATGCCGGCGCCCACAGGGCCCCCATAGGCGGAGCGCACGGCCACGCGCGGCCGCGAGGCGCCCAAGCCGTAGAGGCTGCTGCTGCCAAGGCCGCCGGGACGCGCGGAGCTCAGGCGCACCTGGGCGCCGCGGCCCGAAAAGGCGGCTGAGCGCGAGGTGAATACCGGGGAGCTGAAGTGAATGGACATGGTGGCTGGGCCGGGATGGATCTAGCGGCGGGCTAGGAGGAGCGCGCACTCGCTGACCTCGGGGACACTCTGCCtgtatttttcttagtacagacgggtttcactgtgttagccaggatggtcttgatctcctgacctcgatggagtctgactctgtcgcctagcctggagtgcagtgtcgctatctcggctcactgcaacctccacctcctgggttcaagcgattctcctgcctcagcctcctgagtagctgggactacaggtacgcaccaccatgcccagctaatttttgtatttttagtagagacggggtttcaccatgttggtcaggctggtctcaaactcctgacctcgtaatccgcctgcctcggcctcccaaagtgctgggattacatgtgtgagccgcCTCGCGCggcctattcatttatttatttttagacggagtggcgggatctcggctcaccacaacctccacctcccgggttcaagtgattctcctgcctcagcctcccgagtagctgggattacaggtgcacatcaccacaccaggctaatttttgtatttttagtagagacggcgtttcactatgttggccgggctggtcttgaactcctgacctcgtgatctgcccgcctcggcctcccaaagtgctgggattacaggtgtgagtcaccgtgcccggccttagtTATTCTTAAATAGATCTGACATTTGACCTCTGTTGTTTTTTagtgacaggatcttgctctgtcccccaggctggagtgattaGTGATGCCcaggatttttttcatatgcttgttagctgtatgtcttcttttgaaaagtgtcttttcctgtcctttgcccacttttaaatggggttgtttgttttttgcttcttaatttaagttcctatttcttattttaaaaatttaaaatgc belongs to Theropithecus gelada isolate Dixy chromosome 6, Tgel_1.0, whole genome shotgun sequence and includes:
- the LOC112625971 gene encoding keratin, type II cytoskeletal 7 → MSIHFSSPVFTSRSAAFSGRGAQVRLSSARPGGLGSSSLYGLGASRPRVAVRSAYGGPVGAGIREVTINQSLLAPLRLDADPSLQRVRQEEREQIKTLNNKFASFIDKVRFLEQQNKLLETKWTLLQEQKSAKSSRLPDVFEAQIAGLRGQLEALQVDGGRLEAELRSMQDVVEDFKNKYEDEINRRAAAENEFVVLKKDVDAAYMSKVELEAKVDALNDAINFLRTLNEMELTELQSQISDTSVVLSMDNSRSLDLDSIIAEVKAQYEEMAKCSRAEAEAWYQTKFETLQAQAGKHGDDLRNTRNEISEMNRAIQRLQAEIDNIKNQRAKLEAAIAEAEERGELALKDARAKQEELEAALQRTKQDMVRQLREYQELMSVKLALDIEIATYRKLLEGEESRLAGDGVGAVNISVVNSTGGSSNGGGIGLTLGGTMGSNALSFSSSAGPGPLKAYSIRTTSTSRRSARN